In bacterium, the following are encoded in one genomic region:
- a CDS encoding peptidoglycan-binding protein has protein sequence MAVKPMLDDVELQQVQEVEAEEQETLAQQSVPALDGDFLQDLGRRATRLSVSGVLSDDHAGEGLKKLREKFQTAAPVPFTADIAAATKVDKVLIEEIGVREVAGKPARFEYAFTLREFVPPPQPKVEPPPPPPPPPPSVDTGTLAVEVIVEGQPNFDFSTVTVSVDGTKDDGSPFSKTLANRANNVWTEDKMPPGQYTARAVVTDPPMSGSAGAAVRRGQTTKVTITLKAGPPVAVTFVVHFKFDKAFVEPCMLEVLKHVTDFATAHPDRKLLIVGHTDLVGSDDYNQSLSERRGRAVFAALTFGRDQAGAVAEWNVLRRRATGALPSVSDTWGTREYQYMLQDLGYYSGAIDEQHGPETDVAVRSFQQDQSLPVTGLVDDVTWSALIQAYLGQEPLSVPESQFFRNAANGCDGGIVKWLGCGEKDPVKNTQDAWRPNRRCEMLFVNADHIPCQVAKPVTFDLPAPGAGGTSWCLGPGDPKQRCCFTARKEPQPGKFLIQPVDPSTVVISGTITFEDGTPAANLDFVLTAPDGEYMNGERPTGRPIPGRTGDDGSFSFPGNPKHPGICTLEVLGPFLARSAEDPPDSEHETVVCFALTAGAATPTAPAAGVTQAPRANVSQAARGARAVVNPPPKAPVNPTIALASPAVLVKKPHTSPARQKVTLRTSTKFPRPGTFTRSSANIRFFTAASGGTEITFDGTDNVFTGAQLSAGVQLFAEAAAASAGPNDVTLTLALSPGAIPVGAPATATMTAVQLDLDIFMSRTAAGVDPAPLPQPTGPPAPGTTPTDKWFGGRFAHVQDAGNHHGRALMTVKVQPAGFAGDLVLRNVTVSGDTIGALDSKVRLFDNENPTAGETAKANPFQFNATTVPAGGLKVFAQGRGVSGALRDTGFQLGLRAVENDGDRTRLTVVQFSHLVADVPSTSANTPRVHPPVPASAVNSPVARHTFDITNFAEDFAAASTLVLVENSVVAGDLVNLSVRVAPAGVPVRWGVQRDTTAVTGDNAAIIGLNPGRPVPTLAPNAANPLQATLLADNTGSFFIRPFIDCNGNNAYDLGIDKEPFIVTNLVLIRSQGVANSSVANPPANVTTLRAGTLTAVPTPALATTAGFDLTTGNVPAAPGGNTFANPTVSAIHNDATILVIGGGAAGRRGLDRLMAGWVQSELPVATSPTVPPGEDVVAGYDDIAPPPPTRTHQRVSIWRAPGGPATFLPGGAAPSVLAGPFLDVSVLAAAGTGGNTAVGTEGAAGPPVVPPGPPGPPPQPGVTKTPVAPPGVGEQWRVHMWDSPGDVVPAAHGGFPGTLLRYHFNLNFRTDLCVWTNVTGVPGATPDAACRLYSSVQSNTWAIQFNVDVALAPPARPTLSSVAGGPLAPRTDFVQVTYVNAAGETTASAEGSVALAAGRRLVVTSPPASGSATGYNIYVGTTAGSETRQNAAPVPIGTNFTEPLTGLVAGAVPPTTDTSGGLAAPGAAALTSSAAAATTFFAQVTYVNARGETTVSAEASLAVPAGRLLVVTSPRAFGDATGYNVYISAATGTETKQSAAATAIGTNFTMPATGLVAGAAPPAANTTGRPALANSVTLTRDGAPTRLASPVQGSGLEVRGPAGLSVLATDART, from the coding sequence ATGGCGGTCAAGCCGATGCTCGACGATGTCGAGCTTCAACAGGTGCAGGAGGTGGAGGCGGAAGAACAGGAGACCCTGGCCCAGCAGAGTGTCCCCGCCCTGGACGGCGATTTTCTCCAGGACCTCGGACGCCGTGCCACCCGCCTCAGCGTCAGCGGTGTGCTCAGCGACGACCACGCCGGCGAGGGGCTGAAAAAGCTGCGGGAGAAATTCCAGACTGCGGCGCCGGTGCCGTTCACGGCGGACATCGCCGCGGCCACGAAGGTCGACAAAGTCCTGATCGAAGAAATCGGGGTACGCGAAGTCGCCGGCAAGCCCGCGCGCTTCGAATACGCATTTACCCTGCGCGAGTTTGTGCCGCCCCCCCAGCCGAAGGTCGAGCCGCCGCCACCACCGCCCCCGCCGCCGCCGAGCGTCGATACCGGCACGCTGGCGGTCGAAGTCATCGTGGAGGGCCAGCCAAACTTCGACTTCAGCACCGTGACGGTGAGCGTCGACGGCACCAAGGACGACGGGTCGCCGTTCTCCAAGACGCTGGCGAACCGGGCCAACAACGTCTGGACGGAAGACAAGATGCCGCCCGGACAGTACACGGCGCGGGCGGTGGTGACCGACCCGCCGATGTCCGGTTCTGCGGGCGCCGCAGTCCGCAGGGGCCAGACCACCAAGGTCACGATCACGCTCAAAGCCGGCCCGCCCGTGGCGGTGACCTTCGTCGTCCACTTCAAGTTTGACAAGGCCTTCGTCGAGCCGTGCATGCTGGAGGTGTTGAAGCACGTCACGGATTTTGCCACAGCCCACCCCGACCGGAAGCTGTTGATCGTTGGGCACACGGACTTGGTGGGCTCGGATGATTACAACCAGTCGCTTTCTGAGCGCCGGGGACGCGCGGTCTTCGCGGCGCTGACCTTCGGTCGCGACCAAGCGGGCGCCGTCGCCGAGTGGAACGTACTTCGCCGCCGCGCCACCGGCGCGCTGCCGAGCGTGAGCGATACCTGGGGCACGCGCGAGTACCAGTACATGCTGCAGGATCTGGGCTACTACTCCGGTGCGATCGACGAACAGCACGGCCCGGAGACCGACGTCGCTGTCCGCTCCTTTCAGCAGGACCAGAGCCTTCCAGTCACCGGGCTGGTGGATGACGTGACTTGGTCGGCGCTCATCCAGGCCTACCTCGGCCAGGAGCCGCTCTCGGTGCCGGAGAGCCAATTCTTCCGAAACGCCGCGAACGGCTGTGACGGCGGAATCGTCAAATGGCTCGGCTGCGGCGAGAAGGATCCTGTGAAAAATACCCAGGACGCCTGGCGGCCAAACCGGCGCTGTGAAATGCTCTTTGTCAACGCCGACCATATCCCGTGCCAGGTGGCAAAGCCCGTGACGTTTGATCTGCCGGCGCCCGGCGCAGGAGGCACCTCGTGGTGCCTTGGACCGGGCGATCCGAAGCAGCGCTGTTGCTTCACGGCGCGCAAGGAGCCGCAGCCAGGCAAGTTTCTCATCCAGCCCGTAGACCCATCGACCGTGGTGATCAGCGGCACGATCACCTTCGAGGACGGCACGCCGGCCGCGAACCTCGATTTCGTCCTCACCGCGCCGGACGGCGAGTACATGAATGGCGAACGTCCTACCGGCCGGCCGATCCCGGGACGCACCGGCGATGACGGCAGTTTCTCTTTTCCGGGAAACCCGAAGCACCCGGGGATTTGTACCTTGGAGGTCCTCGGTCCCTTCCTGGCTCGCTCCGCCGAGGATCCTCCGGACTCCGAACACGAGACCGTGGTGTGCTTCGCACTCACGGCCGGGGCTGCAACACCGACTGCGCCGGCCGCCGGGGTCACGCAGGCGCCACGTGCGAATGTCAGCCAGGCAGCGCGAGGCGCACGGGCGGTGGTAAACCCTCCGCCGAAGGCCCCGGTCAACCCGACCATCGCATTGGCCAGCCCGGCAGTCCTGGTGAAGAAACCCCATACCAGTCCTGCGAGGCAGAAGGTCACGCTGAGAACATCCACGAAGTTTCCGCGCCCCGGCACGTTCACACGGTCGAGCGCCAACATCCGGTTCTTCACTGCGGCCTCAGGCGGAACCGAAATCACCTTTGACGGGACCGACAATGTCTTTACGGGGGCGCAACTTTCGGCCGGAGTGCAGCTCTTCGCCGAGGCCGCCGCAGCGAGCGCCGGACCCAATGACGTTACGCTGACACTCGCGCTGTCGCCCGGCGCCATCCCGGTCGGCGCGCCCGCGACTGCGACGATGACGGCTGTCCAGCTTGACCTCGATATCTTCATGAGTCGGACGGCCGCGGGTGTCGATCCGGCTCCGCTGCCGCAGCCCACCGGTCCACCCGCTCCCGGGACCACTCCTACGGACAAGTGGTTTGGAGGCCGTTTCGCGCACGTACAGGATGCCGGCAATCACCATGGGCGAGCACTGATGACGGTGAAGGTGCAGCCGGCGGGATTCGCCGGCGACCTGGTGCTCAGAAACGTGACGGTCTCCGGCGACACAATCGGCGCGCTCGACAGTAAAGTACGGCTCTTCGACAACGAAAACCCGACAGCGGGCGAGACGGCAAAGGCCAACCCGTTCCAGTTCAATGCCACCACGGTGCCCGCGGGCGGCCTCAAGGTCTTTGCGCAAGGCAGGGGCGTCAGCGGCGCCCTCAGGGATACCGGCTTTCAACTAGGTCTTCGCGCCGTTGAGAACGACGGCGACCGAACGCGGCTGACGGTTGTGCAGTTCAGTCACCTGGTAGCGGACGTGCCCTCAACGAGTGCAAACACGCCGCGGGTACATCCGCCAGTCCCGGCTTCCGCGGTCAACTCGCCCGTGGCTCGGCATACCTTCGACATCACCAATTTCGCCGAGGACTTCGCGGCAGCATCGACTCTTGTCTTGGTTGAAAACTCAGTTGTGGCCGGCGACCTGGTCAATCTCAGCGTCCGCGTGGCCCCGGCGGGCGTGCCCGTGCGTTGGGGCGTGCAGCGCGACACCACCGCCGTCACCGGAGACAACGCCGCCATTATTGGGCTCAACCCCGGCCGCCCCGTCCCGACCCTCGCGCCAAACGCTGCGAACCCGCTGCAGGCGACGCTTCTGGCCGACAACACCGGGTCGTTCTTCATACGGCCGTTCATCGATTGCAACGGCAACAACGCGTACGACCTCGGGATCGACAAGGAGCCGTTTATCGTTACGAACCTCGTCTTGATTCGGTCCCAGGGAGTCGCCAACAGCAGCGTCGCCAACCCCCCGGCCAACGTCACCACACTTCGAGCAGGCACGCTGACTGCGGTGCCAACGCCGGCGCTGGCAACCACAGCTGGATTCGACTTGACCACGGGGAATGTCCCCGCGGCGCCCGGCGGCAACACATTCGCCAACCCAACCGTTTCTGCAATCCACAACGACGCTACTATTCTTGTCATCGGTGGCGGCGCAGCCGGGCGACGGGGACTGGACCGGCTCATGGCCGGTTGGGTCCAGAGCGAACTGCCGGTGGCTACTTCGCCCACAGTTCCACCGGGCGAAGACGTTGTCGCAGGGTACGACGACATCGCTCCTCCACCGCCCACCCGGACCCACCAGCGCGTCAGCATCTGGAGGGCGCCGGGCGGACCTGCCACTTTCCTTCCGGGTGGCGCCGCTCCATCCGTTCTGGCAGGGCCGTTCCTGGATGTGTCAGTCCTCGCCGCCGCGGGGACCGGTGGAAATACGGCTGTTGGCACCGAGGGCGCGGCGGGACCGCCTGTGGTGCCGCCCGGGCCTCCCGGGCCTCCGCCGCAGCCGGGCGTCACCAAAACACCTGTCGCGCCACCCGGCGTCGGCGAGCAGTGGCGCGTCCATATGTGGGATAGCCCAGGGGACGTGGTGCCGGCCGCCCACGGCGGCTTCCCGGGTACGCTCCTGAGATATCATTTCAACCTCAATTTTCGAACCGACCTCTGCGTTTGGACGAATGTCACCGGAGTGCCCGGCGCGACGCCGGACGCCGCGTGCCGGCTGTATTCGAGCGTGCAGTCAAACACGTGGGCTATCCAGTTTAACGTGGATGTAGCGCTGGCCCCTCCGGCACGGCCGACGCTAAGCTCAGTCGCAGGGGGACCCTTGGCCCCCAGGACTGACTTCGTTCAGGTCACCTACGTCAACGCGGCAGGTGAGACGACCGCATCCGCAGAGGGCAGCGTGGCGCTGGCTGCCGGCCGACGCCTGGTAGTGACGTCGCCGCCCGCGTCCGGCAGCGCCACCGGATACAACATCTACGTCGGCACGACTGCGGGAAGCGAGACGAGGCAAAACGCCGCGCCAGTTCCGATCGGGACCAACTTCACCGAGCCCTTGACAGGGCTGGTGGCAGGCGCCGTGCCGCCGACGACCGATACGTCAGGAGGTCTGGCTGCTCCTGGCGCTGCCGCTCTCACGTCGTCGGCTGCGGCGGCCACCACGTTCTTCGCGCAGGTCACTTATGTCAACGCTCGCGGTGAGACGACAGTCTCGGCGGAGGCGAGCCTCGCGGTGCCCGCAGGCAGGCTGCTGGTGGTTACCTCGCCGCGCGCGTTCGGCGATGCCACAGGATACAACGTCTACATCTCGGCGGCTACCGGTACCGAAACAAAGCAAAGCGCTGCAGCGACCGCCATCGGTACCAACTTCACCATGCCGGCCACCGGGTTAGTTGCCGGCGCGGCGCCACCAGCGGCCAATACCACGGGGAGGCCGGCTCTCGCGAACAGCGTGACCCTGACTCGGGACGGTGCTCCTACGCGCCTCGCGTCTCCGGTGCAGGGTTCGGGACTCGAAGTGCGAGGACCGGCCGGGCTCAGCGTGCTCGCAACGGACGCGCGGACTTGA